The genomic stretch ACGGACCAGGTGTTGACGGAGACGCCGAAGCGGATTTCCGCCTCCGTCTTGTCGCCCTCGGTGACGGCGACGTTGCGCATGTTGTCGCCGAAGCGAGCCAGCTTCAGGGTCCGGACCTGGGCGGCAGCGGCCGCGGCGCGCGTCCAGGTGCCGATCTTTTCCCGCACCAGCGGGTTGGACACGTGCCCCACCACGGTCTTGCGGGCGACGCCCATGCGGGACTGGATGTAACCGAATTCCCGGTCGCCGTGGGCGGCCTGGTTCAGGTTCATGAAGTCAAAGTCGATGTCGGCCCACGGCAGCGCCTCGTTTGCCTGGGTGTGCAGGTGCAGCAGCGGCTTGTTCAGTTCGGTGAGTCCGCGGATCCACATCTTGGCCGGGGAGAAGGTGTGCATCCAGGCGATCAGGCCGATGACCTTGTCGTCCGAATTGGCATCCAGGGCTGCACGGCGGATGGACTCGGAGTCCTTCAGCACGTCCTTGAAGACCACGCGCACGGGGATTTCGGTGGATTCGGCCAGGGTCCTGACCACTTCGGCGGACTGTTCGGCCACCTGGCGCAGGGTTTCCTCGCCGTAGAGGTTCTGGCTGCCGGTCAGGAACCAGACTTCGTATCCGGACAGGGAGTTGTTCAACTGCAAAGACATGTTCATTCCTTCAAGCCTTCTCTTTGAAGGCACAGTGCGGGTGGGTTACTGTCCGTAGACGTTTTGGTAGCGCTGGTGGAGGCTGTCGATGTGGGCGCTGTCAATGGGGATCAGCGGTCCCAGTTCGCGTGAGAGGTGTACGGTGCGGGCCACTTCCTCGCACAGCACGGCGGCCTTGACGGCAGCCCTGGCCGTGGGGCCAATGGTGAATGGGCCGTGGTTTTGCATGAGTACGGCGGGTGAGCGCGAGCCGCTGAGGGTCTCCACGATGCCGCGGCCAATGGAGTCGTCGCCGATGAGCGCGAACGGGCCGACGGGGATCTCCCCGCCGAATTCGTCGCCCATCATTGTCAGCACGCAGGGGATGGGTTCCCCGCGCACGGCCCAGGCGGTGGCATAGCTGGAGTGCGTGTGCACAACGCCGCCCACCTCCGGCATGTGCCGGTAGACGTAGGCGTGCGCTGCCGTGTCGGATGACGGCGCCAGGTCAGGATTGCCCCATCCTCCGTCCACGGGGATCCCGTGGAGGTCGGTGACCACCATGGCTTCCGGCGTCAGCCGGTCGTAGTCGACCCCCGAGGGTTTGATGACC from Arthrobacter stackebrandtii encodes the following:
- a CDS encoding L-ribulose-5-phosphate 4-epimerase; the protein is MNAPESATPAVMAAIAGIREELCTLHAELVRYELVVWTAGNVSARVPGEDLMVIKPSGVDYDRLTPEAMVVTDLHGIPVDGGWGNPDLAPSSDTAAHAYVYRHMPEVGGVVHTHSSYATAWAVRGEPIPCVLTMMGDEFGGEIPVGPFALIGDDSIGRGIVETLSGSRSPAVLMQNHGPFTIGPTARAAVKAAVLCEEVARTVHLSRELGPLIPIDSAHIDSLHQRYQNVYGQ